GCTGTATAAAATCCTGACAAATATTGTTGAGATATCACGTACTAGACAAGAAGATGAAAACACCACAGAAACTAGTAATGAATCTCCAGCCATTGAGGATAAGGACTGGAGAATTGAAGAATGTGTTTGTCTTTAAATCCTTAAAAACATTGTATAGATCCAGAACTGAGGACAATGccaaaatccaaaacaaacaagaataaTGCATTGTGCACTGACAGTGTAGCTTTGTTTTACTAATAATTTACAATTGTAAATTGTGTTTAGGAAAATATATCACTATTTTCGTATAATATGAAAATAGTCATAATCTTAATAAAggatatttattttgaaagagatatgcgatttaaaatgtaaaacattactTGACAATCTATACTAGACATAACAATTACGAaggtttacaaaacaaaaacacttacAGGACCAGTATTTCGTAAGCTCTTCTGTCCGCAATACGTGTTGCGATGCTCTACATTTACATACAACCTCTTTCTTGTCAAAAATCTCATCTATTCCAAATGCATTCTCACTGGAGCGAGCTTCGGCATACTTACATCTCAGAAGTGGTTTTATATCACTTGAACATCTATATCTATCCTGGAGAAACTCCGTAACAAAGGCATTTACTTCTGAACATAAATCAGTGCTTGGCTCATCTTCTATGCTTAGTTTTGTTATCCATATCTGTATAACATTGTCAAAGAAATGCACATATAATGAATGattattttcaaggtcaaatacACCGAACCCACAGAATATCAGGCGCTTTCCGTTTATTTTTGACAGAGTCCATTTACTGATGCAGGCCGCCAGAAATTTGTTAAAAACAGCTGTAGGTAAGAATCCAGATGTCGTCGTAAAACACAATTTACTGGTTGATTTCTGATTTTCACAATCAAGGCATGACAGTTGATCCGCTGTTGGGCACGTTTTAAGAACGCATGGAGCAAAGTAGTAATCTGTCacctaaaatataactttttcatATTACAACGTTTCTGTTTTAAGTTCTTCTTACGTCGAGAGTCTTACAACCTACTTATATGATACAAGTTAGCTATTAAATTGAAGATTCTTTGTCCTATTCAGTGTAACTTATTTAATGTGTTTAtgaaaaggaaatgataaaaACGTTACAAACAATAAACGGCTTGATATAAgggattaaaagttatttatattctGACGAGGGGCTTTCAATAAATAATGCAACTTCcgtaatatatttaaaacatattaaatagaatattagcacttggagatcaaatccaaaaacaaaaacaaaaaataaaagaatttcagTTAAAGTGATTATGTAACAGTTGCCTTGCAGATGGTGTCTAAGTCCCATACATCCAAGATCTTGATAAATGCTTTCCCACAAGTAACTTAAATAATTAAATGATTATTAAAATACTGGCAATAAgcacaaaaataaaccaaagaaaTTGCAATATCTTTAATGTGTTCGACACAGGTGACTTTCAGTGCACTGACCGCTTTGTTTGATAAGTATTTGTGCAAAGGAAAACATGGTAACAAGATTATGGCAAACACAGGGTGTTTGTAAAACTGCAATATCTTAATATCATTCTGCAACAATGAAATATACttatgcaagaatagattattcAGAGATGTTACTAAGtaaattaaatcaaatgtttATGATTAACTAAAAAGtaattgttttacaaaaacaTGGCAACATATTATATATGCAACGGAAAGACATTAATCTTGTTCATTAATGATGATGTTTTATATACGAAGGGCTACAGTTATTCTAAAGCAATTCTTAAATAATACTATTTTAGCAATAACGtcatatatacttttaaaaaatatgttatcTCAAAGTGGCAATAAATGATTTATCAGACTCTTAAGGGATTCCCATGGATTTCTTTAAATGTCACACAGCAATGCGACAAAGCAAGCTTGACAAAATTAATACTTATTAAGAAAGTGTTCCTGCAACGATATTAATGAATATGCATTAATCATAGTTGTATCTATCTAAGACCGTAAAGAATATATAGCAATTTTTCCATTATATATTGATGATCCTCGTAATTAAGAGCAAATTATAGTTATCGATTTTAAATTAAGCtattttaattaatgtttgtTAAACTGATTAAGAAATCAAATAAATGCATAATATTCTATATGACTGCAAGAGTTGACAGTGGACAATTGAATGAACTGCAGTTCAGTACTTACAGACTCTTCATGGGGTTTTGCAATTAATCCTAGCCTCTCCAGGTAGTTCAGTAACAAGTCTTTGTGCtcataaaatattgaattatccTCTTTATCCCAAACTGCATCTGAAATGGTATTCTAATAGAAGATGCTCTATAGAAATGTCGAAATTCTATATACTAACAATACCTATTTAGTTATTTATTGCTATAACTAGACCGACTATTTAAATGCGAGTAAATAAATTTTAGTTGAAGAGACCTCGTACAActagtaaaacaagagggtcatgataacccaggatcgctcatctgagtaatattagctacatgttacaaatgtcaaactgagaatcttaagaaagtaggtcaataggtcacattcatggtcactgtcATCCCATTTCAAGACTGTAACTTAAAAAACCCCACAGTATGttagtaggtcagtaggtcaaggtcacagtcaagtaacccctaaTTATCATGGCTCATCAGGTTATTATAATGAAACTATATAAGAAATATGATCAtataatttttgaagatttttgttcctatataactcatatgaAAATTAAGTGACCTTGGGGCGGGGCTTCAAATGGATCCTGGATCTTAGgaaaggaccactagacaatgccatatgtaaaatatctaagctctatgcctctcggtttcagagaagaacatcgttttcttatataactctatgtaaattAAAGGGGCCATGGGATGGGACCAATATTGGTCCTAggatcataacttgaacaatcttggtgaaagtccactagacaatgccacataccaaatatctaagatctagatcTTCAGGTTTAAGagatgaagattttttaatttatttttagtcATATAAGGAAAATAAGCCCGCGGCGTGGTGGCAATTTTTTAACGAAAGAGAATGGCTTAAGTAAATTTGGTAGAAGGTCatctagagatcatttctacaaaatatattcgAAATCTGGCTTAGagtttctgagaaaaagattttttaagagtTTCGTTTCGATTGCCATGACAACCATCGTTCTAAATgttttttaattctttgggcaattttgaaagagaGCCACTGAagtatcatttctgtgaagtttggtgtaaatctgcccagtgattttgaagaaaaagattCTAATTAAATTGACAATATAGCCATTAAGGGGGAAAAAGCCCCGCCCGCTGGCGGCTATGTATTTTTTACCTAAATACAACGACTGACGCAAATTTACTAAAGGGCAACCTAGAGAtctttctacaaaatattttagaatccgGCTTACAGTTactaagaagaagatttttaaggatTTTCGATAATCATGGCCACCAGAATTCTGAACGGATGTTAATTCTTTTAGTAGTTTTCAAAGGGGttcaccaaaggatcattcctgtgacgTTTGGTGTAAATCCgcccagtagttttgaagaagaagacatttttaaaatttgtttacgGACTCGCGTCGCACAACGCACGACGGaggacggacatcaagcggtcacaaaagtcAACTTGAGCCTTTGGCTTAGGTTAGCTGAATACAAACCAATTAGCCCGTGGGTTAGGATGGCTGACTGGCCAAATTCGATCCATTTCTTGAATATTTCCGGCTTTTTTCTACAGCAGAACATCCTGGCAGTAATGAAGCTTTTAAAAGCATCTATCAACCACTGAGGTTCAAGGACAATGGTGTCGTTTAGCTTTTCATCTCTGTAATAAGCAAGGTTATGGgtcaataaaacattatattttgaaaagtgacTCCATATTGCCCCAGCAACTGTAACGGATGttgatacatgtacataaagttaAAATTTGTCAACAGATACTGCACAATAAAGCTGTTGTGATGCAAATACGAACTTTAAACATCAGAAAGTTCCGAAAACTACTGTTCAGCAACTAGCAGTAAGTATATGCAGTATGTGCAGATAcatataataatgtatttctacATACATAGGAAATTCGTTACAACAGAATATCTAAGAAGTGTCTGATCACGAGTTATTCATGAtttcactttgttttgttttttttttgttttgggtttaacgccgtttttcaacagtatttcagtcatgtaacgggaTTTCACTTTGTATATGAGACAATATCATTcatattatacatcattttaaagatatccaaatatggtacatgtattaatatttttttaacttcaaataatATTCGTGATTAGTTTTCAATGTTTCGTAAAGATTATTTTGACtaggttttttctttattttggcATCAACaaagtcaaaatttcaattttaattgaTATTGTTGATAgatcataaaatttcaaaaatgttctttCCATGTCccaaattgaaaatttttaacGGCAAAATACATGGACAGATATTTAACCTGTAGTACAGTATATTTCCAGTTTCATGATGAAATCTCAAAAACAGTTCTAGTTCCTCCTCTGTTTCTAATGGAACAGGTAAACGGTCGTTCAGATCGCGGAATTCAGATTTTCGAAGAACCTAAAAtcaaaagtatatttcaaataacaaacaaGGATATACAAAGGCAATAACTTTCATTTGAATGTGTGAAACATTGTTCAATTTTATTAGCAACTATGACAGAAACAGAGTTGTCCTACATGGAAGCAGAGTCATGATGGAAATACTAAGAAAtgatatgtttaataaaagattaaaaatatGTAGTAGTTTTCTTATTTTTGACCTATCACTCGGTTCTCCCTATCTTAAGATGGCGTATTCAAAAGGAACTCCATAGTTTATTGCATAGCACAGCGGAAAACTGCAGCTGGGAGTATTATCTGTGGTAACGGTATAAACCATTGGAAATAAGTTTGTCTAcaggtaataaaataaaatattagatcCCGTTGTTTACAGCAGATATTAAATGAAGTAAACTTGAGTATAATACCTTTTCCCCGTTGTCTTTTAAATTGTCAATACTGTTCTCAAGAGTTACCCATTTTGCGGGAATAAATTCTCCCCAGTAACTTTGCCTTGAAGCtactttaaaaatatgttgtCGCAGCTTTTCAATATTTCTATCAACAATAGAATTGTCTATGGCAAAATCTTTGTCCGTGAGATGACAGTTTGTGGCTTTATCTACAAGCGATTTCCTCAGTGTGTAGAAGAATTCATCTATCATATCTTCTTTCTTTTCCTGTAGTTATGTATTTAATTTCCTGtacatgttttaataatttttaatcaaataatttCGCATCGTTTACAgatatttttcatacttttactcAATATTAGGAATGCCAGAGCTATTATATAAAACGAACTGCTTGATGGGTGTTCATCAGATGTGTGCATTAGGCATTTTAGATTTTGCGAATTGCTAAATTCGTACATTTGACGTCATAGGACCACTGAAtctaaaatgataacaaaaaaaacaacacttcttCAAAAAGTACTTTTCGGATCATACTTAAGTTTTCACACTGTTTTGCTTCCCTACATCTAGAACCAACACggataaaaaaaactgtaaatgatgcattttttaaaactttaaacaacgaAAGAACATGCCTCACTCCTAATCCGATCACgttccaaagttacaggacagtgtTAATAAAAACTAATTCCGCCAAATTAATCTCTTATACCCGTAACATTAACAGTATGCATGGTATGTAAAACATAAtcagagggccatgatgaccctatacaTTTCaactgagtttagttgcttgcttgaacagttaaaagtttctactacATAGAAACAGTCATATATATTGTATGTGTGTGTTCTGAGGTAATGGGTTGAGGGAGGAAGGTGGGGTGGGTAGGAATAGAGGTAGGGTAGACATTGGGAGAATGATGTAATATCACAATATCAATCATGAAGATTTTTCAGTTTTTACTACATAAATAAGGGGATAAAACGACCACACCTTGAAGtggacattattttttttttatgatacagAATTATTTGTACAATCTTCGTAAAAGGGCATCAAAGAAAcatctgtgtgaaattattttcaaagctGGCCAGAAGATTTCTAATAgttccaccatatacatatagggcAAAGTGATCATACCCAATGGAGGCCAtgatatatttttgacaaatcaaaataatttgaatatttttgtagacagtcacacaaggaccagttgtgtgatttttttaggaatttgaacaatcttgccaGAAGGTAACACATCGACTATtagtatgaaattatttcaaaatcagttttatacaagaagattttttaagttttcactatatacattaGTGAAAAGTGACCACGACCCCGTGCATTTAACAAATTGAAATAGTTTTAACAAACTTGTTAGAAGATCAGACaatgaccatttgtgtaaaattattttggaCCTGCGGTTAAGGAGGAGGTGTTTTGTTTACTATTTTAGCCCTGGCGGCCCCTATgcgcaaccaagcggaaccgtttgaacaaatttggaagaaaACCAAGCGTGGAACat
The DNA window shown above is from Mercenaria mercenaria strain notata unplaced genomic scaffold, MADL_Memer_1 contig_1762, whole genome shotgun sequence and carries:
- the LOC128551848 gene encoding uncharacterized protein LOC128551848, with amino-acid sequence MFCCRKKPEIFKKWIEFGQSAILTHGLIDAVWDKEDNSIFYEHKDLLLNYLERLGLIAKPHEESVTDYYFAPCVLKTCPTADQLSCLDCENQKSTSKLCFTTTSGFLPTAVFNKFLAACISKWTLSKINGKRLIFCGFGVFDLENNHSLYVHFFDNVIQIWITKLSIEDEPSTDLCSEVNAFVTEFLQDRYRCSSDIKPLLRCKYAEARSSENAFGIDEIFDKKEVVCKCRASQHVLRTEELTKYWSFDVSSDMHLDSARELNEKELSTIAQVLETDGSFWGF
- the LOC128551849 gene encoding uncharacterized protein LOC128551849 — protein: MIDEFFYTLRKSLVDKATNCHLTDKDFAIDNSIVDRNIEKLRQHIFKVASRQSYWGEFIPAKWVTLENSIDNLKDNGEKVLRKSEFRDLNDRLPVPLETEEELELFLRFHHETGNILYYRLNICPCILPLKIFNLGHGKNIFEIL